The Mesorhizobium sp. AR10 genome includes the window CGAATGTCGCGCCCCGCCACACGTTGTTGATGTTTGTTTCTGCGCCGCCGCAGAGCGGCCGAGATTGAGCGGAGGAACGTATGCAAGCGAACCTGTTTAAAGAGCCCGTAGCGGTGCTGGTCGGGCTCGGATATCCAGCCAGGATCGAAACTGTCACGGAAGCGTTGGCGCTGCTCGACGACTGGCCGAGCCAGCAAAGAGGATCACCCTACAACCTGGCGGTCCAGGCCTGCCGGGAATGCATGCAGGGCCGCGTCGACGCCGAGACAGCCAGGAGCGTGTTCGTCGGCTTTGCCAAGCGCGCCGACATCCTTGCGCCGCGCTTGGACGTTCTGCCGCTGCGCGACGGCGTCAGCCGGGGCGGCATTGTTTCTTGAGCGGCGCTGCGATGACCACGGATACGTTCAGCGAGGTTGTGTTCGTTGAAGACGCGCCGTTCGGAGTTAGATCTGTCGGCTCGGTCATGGATGCCATCGAATTTCTCGAGGAATGGCCGGTGGAACGGCGCGGCGGCCTGCATATGGACGCCAGCGAAAAATGTTGTGCGGCTTATGACGGGCGTTGCCCTGTCGAGGTAGCACGGAAGGCTTTCGCTAGCTGGGCCCGTCGGATAGGTATCTATGCTTGTGCACCGCCTTCTGCCCCGCTTCTTGAAGACGGAGACAACACCCGCATCGTGAAGTTTGCTGATGCTTGACTCGGAGCGCGAGCTCAAAGCGGCGACACTCCTGCCTGGGCTCAACGCGATATCGACGACTGGTACGGCCGGCAAGGCTGGTAAACGCCGAGAGGTTGCAGAATTGTGAGGGCGCTGTAGCCACAGCGCCCCTTTTCGATTCCGAAGCCTCCATCTTTCCCAGTCGCGTTTGACGTCCCCTTAAACAAATGCCGGCTCTGGAGAAGCGATCGCCCCGCCACCGCCTCTCCTTGGAACGATTGCGCGTTGGGCCGGACAAGGTGGAGGATCGTCGTCGTCATCCCGCCTGCGACGATGCGGCCAAGGGTACCACTTCCCCTGACGTCGGCGATTATGAGGCGCTCCCCAATTGCGACTCCGATTTTGACCCTTGTCGTCCGAGGCGCCGTCCAGAGCCTTCAGAGCGCGCAGGATGTCGTCGACTATTACTATCGATCCATCATCCAGCTGCCGCAAAAGAGGTATGCCGGGAACCGCCCGAGCGTCGGATGCCCAAGAGGCCAACAGCGCACGTTTCTCAGCGACACTCAGTCCGGAGTGGCCCACAACGTCGTCAGGATGCGTAGGCTGCTTTAGTACAACCTTGCCTTTACGTTCTGACAAAAATTCGTATCCGGTTGTCATCTCCTTCTCCACAATCTGAGCTTCCCGGCACGGCCGGGAGGCGGGACCGCAGTCTGCGTACATTCGAGCGCTCAGGCGACCTTACGCCGCCGCTCGGTATCCTCACTGATCTGCGGTTGCTGCGTGGGGTTTGCATCGCTCGACGAGCGGAGACCAATGCGACGGGGCTTCATTTCTTCTGGGATCTCCCTGACGAGATCCACAGACAGCAGGCCGTTCTCCAGCGTGGCTTTCGCGACTTTCACATAGTCCGCCAATTTGAAGACTTGCTTGAAGTTACGCGTCGCCATGCCTCTGTGCAGGATCTGGCGATCGCTCTCTTCGGTCTGCTTCTGGCCGACTACGATCAGTTCCGGCCCGTGCTGAGTGAGCTCGACTTCGTCAGTGCTGAATCCCGCGACGGCCATGGTAATCCGGTAATCGTCGTCTCCGGTCTTCTCGATATTGTAGGGCGGCCAGTCCGAGCGCACGCTGTTGTCGAGCATATCGAAGAGACGGTCAAAGCCGACCGTTGTGCGATAAAGGGGGGTATAATCAAAGCTTCTCATAGCCATATCCTCCGTGAAGCAACATGGGTTACAAGCGGCGCCGCAGCGTCACCGCGACGCCTATGTCGAGCCTAAGCCTCGACGGCAGACGATTTAGGAATGACCCAGAAATCGTTCAAGAAGCTGGAACGCAATTTTTTGCTCGCCTTATCTGGCACTTTAGATTTACGCGGTGCGCTCTAGACGACGGCCTTGAGGAGCATGCGGCGGCGCTGACAACCGCGACCTGCTTTCGGGCAAACGCTGGATTGAACTCAACGACGGAGATGAGACGCGAAGCCGCCGTTCGCGTCGTTGGACAACGTACGTCGGCTTCGGATCAGACTTTCCGCTCCCCGCACAATCTTTGCGGCACCGAGACAGGTCCATCGCGCCCAACACCGTAGAAAATATCGCAGGGTTTCAGAGTGGGGGGGAAAGGCGGTAGCGCTCTCCCGCTACCACCTTACCTCCCACTGCTTTGACGCCGTTGGGGAAGGCATTCTCACCCAGAAGTGCGGTGCGACGTCCGGCGATTTCGACTCGGCGACCGGCTGCTCGGCCCTCGCCATGGTCATTGCTCGACGGGCGAGATTTTGGGCGCTTGCCGCGCGCCCTGGTAACGGGGCACGCGATGCAGCTGCAGTATCTGCGATTGCCCTCAGTGCGCAATCACCAGAGACACCGGCGATTTCCGCAGGAGCTTGTAGGTTACCCCGCCGAGCAGCCATTCGCGTAGCCGCGAATGCCCGTAGCCGCCCATGACGACGAGATCGGCCCTCTGTTCGCCGATCACGTTGAGCAGCGCGGAAGACATATCGAGCCCGCGTTTGTTCGCGACATGCACGGACGCATCAATCCCGTGTCGTCCTAGATAGGGGACAAGTTCTTCCCCCCGTTTTGCCGGCCTTTCCAAGGGTTCTCCATGCTCGACCGCGACGATGGTGACCAGTCGTGACTTCGCAAGATATGGCAACGCCTCCGCGACGGCCCGCGCCGCTTCGCGGCTCCGATTCCAGGCAATGATTGCATGCTCGAAGCCCCGCTCGAAGCTCTTCTGGTCGGCAACGAGGAACAAGTGCTTGCCCGATTCGAAGAGAACCTCCTCCACGACATCACGAACCACAGTCTTGTCGACTTCGCTCAACCGCAGGCCGAGGAACACGTCGGCGGTCCGGCATTCGCGGGCGGTTACCCCCGCCTGCTCCTCTGCGTAGACGTCGAAGTGGCGCAACTCGGCCGATGCAGCGATACCTCGCAGACGCTTGCCGAGATCCTCTTCCATGTCCCGTCCACGCTGCCTCGCCTGCTCAAGCAAGCGTGTCCAATACTCCACGCTCACATTGGCCTCGGCCAATGCCGGTTCCGGCAGCACGTTCAGGAAAAGGCCGACGATATGAGCGTCAAACAACGTGACCAGGCTTTCGGACGCGGCCAACCGGAATTCGTCGCTGGTTGTCCCGTCGAGCCGCACCAATACAACCTTGATCATGGCTGCCTCCAGACGCTTAGAAACGTTCGACGCGCTGCGACATCGTCGCCAATGTCGATCAGCTTCTAGGAGGCACTGCCCGGTTTCATTGACAGTTGTCAGCGCCGGCCAATTTTTCTGCTCATTCGCGCCCAATGACCTGATCCAAGGCGCGAGCCTGAAAACTGACATTCGTCAACGCAGTTTGACCGCAATCTGGAATGTTGCTGGGGACAAGCACGTTGCACCAGTCGAAACAGAATTGAGGCAACTCCGATGTCGCAGGGTGCCGTCACCCGGAATGCCGACACAAATGTTCACAAAGATTCGGCTAGTGCAGTTGAACTTTTCTGCCCGTGACTGATATTCGATCTATCGGGTCTGACATGGGTGGTAAGATTGCGTGCGAAGTACTGCAGATGAAAACGATTCCACCCGCTCCGTAGATATACCGGTCCCGAATCTGGCGCCTGCCGACCGCGACCAGATGTTTGCCTTGTACGAGTCCTACTACGAGGCGGTTGATCGCAAGGGTTTCGAACGCGATCTCGCCGAAAAGGACGCCGCCGTGATCATCCGGCACGAGCGGAAGATCATCGGCTTCTCGACATACCTTGTCAGGCCACAAACCGTCGGCGGGGAGACTGTCCACTATCTCTTCTCCGGCGATACCGTTCTCCATCCGGCGCGCTGGGGCGACCCCGTGTTGCTGCGCAGTTTCTTTCGCGCGGCCGGCGCCGCCAAGGCGGAGGTGGGGGGCCGGCTGTTCTGGTTCTCCATCATCGGCGGGCATAGGACGTTTCGCATTCTTCCCAATTTTTTCTGCGACTTCGTTCCAGCCATCGATGGCCCGGTTTCGGCCCGCCTGCAGACAATCCGCGATGCGATTGCAACTGCCCGCTACGGGCGTCATTTCGAACCATCGACCGGACTGATCGACTTCGGCCCGTCGCAAGGCCACTTGCGGGACCAGTGGGCCGATGTCGAGCAAACAGCACTCCGCAACCGTTTTGCCGCGTTCTTTCTAAGGGCCAATCCTTCCTACTTCCGAGGTGTCGAACTCGCTTGCCTCGCGGAGTTCGAGATTGGCAATCTGAAGCGCTATGCTGCCGCGAGTTTTGCCGAAGGGCTGAAAGATGGGCGCTGAAGTCTGGGCACGGATTGCCGGCGCGACCGCGGCCGGACATGCCGGCTTTCGGGCGCGGCTCGGTCATGTCGAGGCCACGCAGCGAGCCCTCTTGCGGCGGCTTGTAGAGGCCAATCTCCCGACAGCGTTCGGTGGTGACCACAACTTCGCCAACGTCACTTCGGCCGAGTCCTTTCGCGATCTGGTGCCGATCGGCGACTACGAAGCCTTGTCGCCTTACATCAATCGTGTCGTCGGCGGGGAAGAGAATGTGCTGACCGCCGAGCCGGTCCGGTTTCTCGAACAAACCGGTGGCAGTTCCGGTGGCGCGAAATACATCCCCTATACGGACACGGGCCTGCAGGCCTACTCCGATTGTCTCTATCCCTGGATGTCGGACCTGATAGCGCGCCGGCCGGGCGTTACGCGGGGGCACAGCTATTTCGCGCTGAGCCCGGTAGGCCGCAGCGCAAGCGAGCGCGTCGGTGCGCACAGGCTGGGCAGTCCGGTGCCTTTCGCCTATTTCGGCGCCTTGCGCCACAGCCTAATCGAACTGTCCGCCGTGCCGATGGAGCTGCGACTGCTCACCGACTTCGCCAGTTGGCAAAGGCAGACCTGCCTGCACCTTCTGGCCGCCGAAGATCTAGCCCTAATCTGGGTCTGGAGTCCGACCTATCTCACTGAGATCCTGCGCGCGATGCAGCGCGATGCCGGGAGCCTGTTGCCGGAACTCGCTGACAGGCTGGGCGCCGTGCAGCCGGCGGACGCGGCGCGCCGGCGCATTGTAGACTGCGTCGCCGCCATTGCGGTTGCCGTTCCCGCAAGCACCTTCCTGCGGGTGACGAAAGGCAAAGTCGTGTTATTGTCGGAATCAGCCATGATCCGAGCTCCGCAAAGCGTGGGCGTGGTTAGACTGTTGGAAGCGGGGAACCACCTCCAACGGGCGTTACCTAAAACAAGCATATTTGCACTTTTTGTGCAAAAGGGCGTTTTGAACAATGAAGTAAGTGCGGCCCAAGTTCGCGCGGCCCGTGGGCTTCTCGACATTTCTCAACAGGAACTGGCGGATCTATCCAAGGTAAGTTTGAGGACGATCGTGCAGTTCGAACGTGGTTCGAAACCAGCATCTGAATCAATCCTGCAAGCGCTGAAGCTATCGCTCGAAGCAGCCGGAATAGAATTCATTCCAGAGAATGGCGGTGGCCCTGGTGTGCGCTTGTCACGCGGTACCGCGAACACTTAGACGAAGGCGGCATCCACAGGCGCCTTTAGGATTATCTTCTCAATCAATGTCAGCAATGCGCCTCAAATCAAGCCGTTGCCCTCGTTGCTGAGGAGACCCAAGATCTGCAAGTTGCATTAGGCGGCCGGCGCGAGATCAAAGCCGCCTTCATCAAACACCTCCAGTTGCGCTGGCCTTGGCAGTGACCCGTCGCCGTTCAGGCGAGCGAGAAGATGGGCCACGGCGAGCACCATCTCGGCGGCGTCATAGGGTTTGGGCATCGACGCGATTGCGACGGTCTTTGCCGAGCTAGCCCGGCTGACCTGGCCGCTGATCAGCAAGACCGGTATCCCGAGAGCTTTCAGATGCTCGGAGAGTTCGATGCCATCGTCACGCCCGGCGAGCCGGATGTTAACTAACGCCAGATTGGGCTTCTCGGCCCTGGCGATTTCAAGCGCCTCGGCGTGACGGTCCGTCAGGTTGAGGACCTTATATCCTGCATCCTCCAGTTCGTCCCGCAGGACCGTTGCTACAAGCGCTTCGTCCTCGACAATCATCAGGGTCTCGGTCGTCTTGCTGTTTTGCGCTGCCGTCATGATCATTCCTCTGTTTGTTAGCTGCCGATCGCGACTGACGCCAGACGCACCGCTGCACGCGGCTCGCCCGCCGCTTCGGGCTCGCCTTCCACCAGGGCGACCTGGGTATGCGTGATGGAAACCTGGGTTCCCGGGTGCTCGGGCGTTATCTCGACCAAAGAATGCAACTGTCGGGCCAGCGCCGCGACGATGCTCGTACCCAGGCCGGTCCGCACCGGCGCGGTCAGCGGCATGCCGACGCCGTCGTCGCGCACGCACAGGATCCAATTCGGCCCGTGGAAATTATAGTCGATGGTTATCTTTCCTGGCCGTCCATCGGGAAAGGCGTACTTGAGCGCGTTGATCACGAGTTCGGTGACGATCAGGCCCAGGCTCACCGACACCCTGGCCTCGACCACACCGTCTCCACCTTCGACAATAAGTGAAATCTGATCGACGTCGCCGATCATCGAAGCCGAGATGCTTTCACAGAGCTGGGTGAAATAGGCGTGCACTTCGATGTCGCCGTCTTTCGAGGTGGACAGCAGCCGTTCAAGCGCGGCCACGGACATCACCCGATGATGGGCATTCTCGAGATGGCCGCGCGTCTCCTCCGACGTGGTGGTTCGCGCGTTGCGTAGCAATACGCTGGCGATGATCTGCAGACTATTGGCGACCCGGTGGCGAACCTCCTGCAACAGGACGCGATTTTCGCGGGCGGTCTCTTCCTTCAGCGTCGTATCGGCCCGCGCGTGCGTGACATCTGAAACGGCGACGAGGATACGCGTTTGCTCCAGATCCAGATAGTCCAGCCGTCTGGCCTGGACGATCAGATGCTGAACTGGCCGCTGCGGCCGTTGGAGATTGATATCATGGGCGTCAGCCGCACCATCCCCCGCCAGTGTCGTTGTCATCAAGGATCGCAGTTGGGGATTATCCCATTTGCCGTCATCCAAAGTGTAAAGCGGTTGGCCGGTCAGCTGCGCCGCGTCGGCGCCGAAAACCGAGCAAAAAGACGTGCTCGCCGCGATGATGGTGAGCTGACCGTCCAGAAGCAACAGCGGCGCTGGCGAAGACGTAACGATAGCTAAGGTCAGGCTGAGCGCTACGTCTTCGGGACTATGTTTGTTGGCAGACATGATCAGCCTTCGGTAAACCGGAAGGCTCGCGGAGCGAAAGCCAAGGGGCCGGGAGGTCGCGAGCGGCAGAACGGGCGTTGATCGACAGCCTTGGAAGCGCTCACGTAAATCCATAACGGATGAGGGCGTGAAAAGTTGCGCCAATGAAACAATGGGACACCTCGAAATACCCCTGCCGTCGAAATTCCGGGCCAACGCTGGCCGATTTGATTACTCTCTGTTCCCGTTCCGATTCATAAACGTTCACGGGGAACGAGAGCGCGTATGGACCTTGGAGAGGTATGTCGAGGTGTCCGTGATTATGTTGAGCATATCAGACATGGCTTCCTAAAAGCCGCCCGTCCTTTGTCGGCCCCTTCCCAGTCGTTGAACTTACATCAGAGAGGACTGTTCAACGATGGGCGCAACGTGCCACTCCACCGCCACTAGTCGCTGTTTTTTCGTGATGCACTGGTGTGCCATGAGACAGGATCAGCGACCCACCGATTGATGTCCGACTCCCTCCATCCTGCACCGTTTAAGCTGATCTTGACCTGGGCCGGGAACGTGCCTTCGCCGATTTTTCGGTACATCGTCGAGCGGGACAAGCCGGTCCGCGCGAGGACGGTCTTAAGGCGAATGATACGATCCAGTTCAGGCATGGCTGCCTTGCCTTTCGCTGAGAGCATTTGGCGCATGTTGGAACCAGACAGGACAACCCAAGGTGGGCGCGCAATGAGATTTGTCATCGCGTCGATCTGAGGCGTGGGAACGGCGGCAAATCGGAGGGTTTAGATTCCTATGCCACGGCCGCTGCCAATGCCGTGGCTAAACGCGAGTTCCACACCCAGACGCCGGCCGGATTCGACCTGAATGCCAAGCGCCTTCTTATGATTGGCAAGCATGGATTCAAGCTGCGGATCGCGTTCAAGGCTCCTAGCCATATCGGACATGGCCGAGCGCGTTGACTTGTAGCCCGACATGTCGCCGGCTTGGTATTGGTCCTGGCTGGTCCGGTGGAGCTTCTGCCAGCGCTCCACAAACCGGTCGGCGCGGCGGCCGGGATCGATGTCCATCCCAGTGCGGATTTCCGTCTCAAGTTGGAGAGCAAGCACGATGCGGCTGACGCGGCCGGCCTCCGCCTCGCGGACAAGTTCGGGATTCTTCACATAGGCCGCTTCTGCATCGCGCCAGCCATGAGGCCGAACCTTCTCGAAAGCGCTACGGGCATCCCTCAATTCGCGCATCTGCTCGGGACTGCCCTGCCCGTCCACATTTCCAGTACTGAGGATCGCGTCGAGCGCGCGCGCGTGACGCACAAGCGCCTTGGTACGAGCGCCGCGCAACGCAGCTTCCGGATCCAGCGGTGCTTCCGTGTTGCGCTGTGCATCCGGCCCTGGCTTCTCCCTTTCCGGCGTGGCAGCGCCCTCTCCGATCTGCGCTCCAACACTCTCCCTTCCCGGCCCAAGTCCACCTTCCTGCATGGGCTCACCGTCTCCGGGCGAGCGCAACCCGTCCAGCAGTCCGCCGATCCTGTCGCGCAGCTTCTCCGGAACGATCCGACGCACGATCTCGACCAGGCGCTCGCGGAACGCGATGCCGCGCCGCTCGGCATAGGTCTGCGCCGGGTTGATCTGCTCGTAATCCGACGCCATGTCCTTGGCGCGGTCCCGTGACAGCGCGCGGTCCAGCCGCTCCCGCGTACTGAAGTCATCGCTGCCGTAATGCAGGTTCATTCTGTCTCGATGCCGCGACAGTGCGACGTAGCTGCCATGCGCATCCATGCCCGGCGTGGCGAGCACATGGGTGCGGTCGACTGTCATGCCCTGCGCCTTGTGAATGGTCGCGGCATAGCCGTGGTCAATGTGGGCATAGTCTTTCAGGTCGAAGCGGACCGAACGGCCGTCATCGGTGCGCACGGTCATGCTCTGTGTGCTGAGCCCCTCCACGATGCCAAGCGTACCGTTCTTGACGCCGAGCCCGCGCTCGTTGCGCAGGAACATGACGCGGTCGCCGCTGGCGAAGGACCTTGCACCGCGTTCGACGCTTATCTGAACATCATCTCCGAGATCGCCGGCAGCGCGCATGCGCTCACGCGCGGCCAGGTTCAGGGCGCGCACCTCGTCGTTTGTGTGGGTGAGGATGATCCGGCTTGCCTCTGGATGCGCCTGCCTGTCGCGATCCCAGCGCGCGACGAGATTGCTGCGCGCCTCATTGCGCGTTGCAGCCTGATGCACCATGCCTTGCGCGTCATAGGCGCTGATCGCGGCGCCGATTCTGCCGGCTGCCAGGTCGCGCGTTGCATCTCGCTGCCAGTCCTCGCGCTGCCGACGCACCTGACCGATTTCGACGCCGCCATGTCGCTCGTGGATAGAGCGGAATGCAGCGCCGGCTTCGATTGCCTGCAACTGCTGCGGATCGCCGACGAGGACGATCTTTGCGCCAGCGTCCGCCGCATGGGAGAGCACGCGCTCCAACTGGCGCGTGCCGACCATGCCGGCCTCATCGATCACCAGGACATCGCGCGTGGTGAGCAGATCCCTGCCTTGGCCCCACCTGTGCTCCATACTGGCGATGGTGCTCGAAGGGATGCCTGAACCGTCCTCCAGATTCTCGGCGGCAATGCCGGACAGTGCCGCGCCTCGAACCTCATAACCCGCCGCTGCCCATGCCTGGCGCGCAACGCCCAGCATGGCGCTCTTGCCCGTTCCGGCAAAGCCGACGATGACA containing:
- a CDS encoding DUF982 domain-containing protein, which translates into the protein MQANLFKEPVAVLVGLGYPARIETVTEALALLDDWPSQQRGSPYNLAVQACRECMQGRVDAETARSVFVGFAKRADILAPRLDVLPLRDGVSRGGIVS
- a CDS encoding DUF982 domain-containing protein, which codes for MTTDTFSEVVFVEDAPFGVRSVGSVMDAIEFLEEWPVERRGGLHMDASEKCCAAYDGRCPVEVARKAFASWARRIGIYACAPPSAPLLEDGDNTRIVKFADA
- a CDS encoding Hsp20 family protein; the encoded protein is MRSFDYTPLYRTTVGFDRLFDMLDNSVRSDWPPYNIEKTGDDDYRITMAVAGFSTDEVELTQHGPELIVVGQKQTEESDRQILHRGMATRNFKQVFKLADYVKVAKATLENGLLSVDLVREIPEEMKPRRIGLRSSSDANPTQQPQISEDTERRRKVA
- a CDS encoding universal stress protein, with protein sequence MIKVVLVRLDGTTSDEFRLAASESLVTLFDAHIVGLFLNVLPEPALAEANVSVEYWTRLLEQARQRGRDMEEDLGKRLRGIAASAELRHFDVYAEEQAGVTARECRTADVFLGLRLSEVDKTVVRDVVEEVLFESGKHLFLVADQKSFERGFEHAIIAWNRSREAARAVAEALPYLAKSRLVTIVAVEHGEPLERPAKRGEELVPYLGRHGIDASVHVANKRGLDMSSALLNVIGEQRADLVVMGGYGHSRLREWLLGGVTYKLLRKSPVSLVIAH
- a CDS encoding GH3 auxin-responsive promoter family protein, yielding MGAEVWARIAGATAAGHAGFRARLGHVEATQRALLRRLVEANLPTAFGGDHNFANVTSAESFRDLVPIGDYEALSPYINRVVGGEENVLTAEPVRFLEQTGGSSGGAKYIPYTDTGLQAYSDCLYPWMSDLIARRPGVTRGHSYFALSPVGRSASERVGAHRLGSPVPFAYFGALRHSLIELSAVPMELRLLTDFASWQRQTCLHLLAAEDLALIWVWSPTYLTEILRAMQRDAGSLLPELADRLGAVQPADAARRRIVDCVAAIAVAVPASTFLRVTKGKVVLLSESAMIRAPQSVGVVRLLEAGNHLQRALPKTSIFALFVQKGVLNNEVSAAQVRAARGLLDISQQELADLSKVSLRTIVQFERGSKPASESILQALKLSLEAAGIEFIPENGGGPGVRLSRGTANT
- a CDS encoding response regulator gives rise to the protein MTAAQNSKTTETLMIVEDEALVATVLRDELEDAGYKVLNLTDRHAEALEIARAEKPNLALVNIRLAGRDDGIELSEHLKALGIPVLLISGQVSRASSAKTVAIASMPKPYDAAEMVLAVAHLLARLNGDGSLPRPAQLEVFDEGGFDLAPAA
- a CDS encoding sensor histidine kinase, which translates into the protein MSANKHSPEDVALSLTLAIVTSSPAPLLLLDGQLTIIAASTSFCSVFGADAAQLTGQPLYTLDDGKWDNPQLRSLMTTTLAGDGAADAHDINLQRPQRPVQHLIVQARRLDYLDLEQTRILVAVSDVTHARADTTLKEETARENRVLLQEVRHRVANSLQIIASVLLRNARTTTSEETRGHLENAHHRVMSVAALERLLSTSKDGDIEVHAYFTQLCESISASMIGDVDQISLIVEGGDGVVEARVSVSLGLIVTELVINALKYAFPDGRPGKITIDYNFHGPNWILCVRDDGVGMPLTAPVRTGLGTSIVAALARQLHSLVEITPEHPGTQVSITHTQVALVEGEPEAAGEPRAAVRLASVAIGS
- a CDS encoding helix-turn-helix transcriptional regulator produces the protein MPELDRIIRLKTVLARTGLSRSTMYRKIGEGTFPAQVKISLNGAGWRESDINRWVADPVSWHTSASRKNSD
- the traA gene encoding Ti-type conjugative transfer relaxase TraA; its protein translation is MAIYHLHVKVIGRQAGSSAVASAAYRSASRLRDERIERSHDFSAKRGVVHSEVMLPENAPEAWSDRERLWNDVEAFEVRKDAQLAREVEFALPRELSQAQGIELARDFVQAEFVSKGMVADLNVHWDRAEDGSPKPHAHVMLTMRSVDENGFGAKVRDWNATQLVERWRERWAELANERLAELDIDARIDHRSLEAQGIALEPQTQIGAPAQRIDGSGLDAGDVEADRAELHREIARNNGARIIADPSVALDAITHQQSTFTRKDIAKFSHRHSDGMEQFNAVVAAISNAPDLVELGKDGRGEDRFTTRQMIKTEQRLHRAAERIDLDQRHAVSDAHREAALARAAQHGLILSGEQTDALAHITDGRGLGVIVGFAGTGKSAMLGVARQAWAAAGYEVRGAALSGIAAENLEDGSGIPSSTIASMEHRWGQGRDLLTTRDVLVIDEAGMVGTRQLERVLSHAADAGAKIVLVGDPQQLQAIEAGAAFRSIHERHGGVEIGQVRRQREDWQRDATRDLAAGRIGAAISAYDAQGMVHQAATRNEARSNLVARWDRDRQAHPEASRIILTHTNDEVRALNLAARERMRAAGDLGDDVQISVERGARSFASGDRVMFLRNERGLGVKNGTLGIVEGLSTQSMTVRTDDGRSVRFDLKDYAHIDHGYAATIHKAQGMTVDRTHVLATPGMDAHGSYVALSRHRDRMNLHYGSDDFSTRERLDRALSRDRAKDMASDYEQINPAQTYAERRGIAFRERLVEIVRRIVPEKLRDRIGGLLDGLRSPGDGEPMQEGGLGPGRESVGAQIGEGAATPEREKPGPDAQRNTEAPLDPEAALRGARTKALVRHARALDAILSTGNVDGQGSPEQMRELRDARSAFEKVRPHGWRDAEAAYVKNPELVREAEAGRVSRIVLALQLETEIRTGMDIDPGRRADRFVERWQKLHRTSQDQYQAGDMSGYKSTRSAMSDMARSLERDPQLESMLANHKKALGIQVESGRRLGVELAFSHGIGSGRGIGI